The genomic stretch CATGGTCCCGTGATAGCCTGCTTCGAGGAAAGTACCCAAGCGGGCAGGAGCTTCGGGGATTGCATCGGGGCGCGTGACGCGACAGAGATCGAATCCGATGGCTTCCGCTTCGGCTTTCAGGAAACGCGTCAGACGCTCGCGCCGCGCCTCGTTCTTCGGATCTGTCTGCGGCCCTGCCATCCGCCCGCTCCGTCAGAAATCAAGATCTGCATAGTGCGAGACCGGTGTCAGGCCACGAATACGCTCAGCCAGAAGCGGGCGGAAGGACGGGCGTGATTTAAGCCGCTGATACCAGTCCTTGGCGACCGGAAACTCGTTCCAATCGATCTCACCGAGATAATCCAGCACAGACAAAGAGGATGCAGCAGCAAGATCGCTATAGCTCAGGCGGTCACCGGCAAGCCACGGGCGCGATCCGGCAAGCCAGCTGAGATACTTCATGTGCTGTCGGATATTGCCGCGGGCCGTGCGCAGGATCTTGGAATCCGGCGCACCGCCGCCCAAACCATTGGGGATCAGGAGTTTATGGACCCGCTCGCGCACCAGCGGCTTTGTCACATCCTGTTCCATTTTCTCAAGGAACCATTCGGTCAGACGGCGGATTTCCGCCCGTTGAAACGGGTCTTCGGCGAGAAGGCGGCGATCGCGTTTCAAAACACCGTGGGTTTCGTCCAGGAATTCGGAGATGATCGTCGCTCCTGTCAGGCAACGCATATTGTCATCGACATAGACCGGCAATGTGCCCGCCGGGTTCATCGCCAGGAATTCTCGCCGTTTCTCCCAGGTCTGTTCCTCGACCAGATCAAACTGAAAGCCGTATTCGACCAGCACAAGGCGGATGAACCGGGAGGGTGTCGACATGGAATGGTGATAGAGTGTGGGCATGGAACTCGAATTTTCTGAAACGCTTGCTCTCCGTTTCCGGACGAGCGATTTTGCAGGCCTTGAGCCAAGGCAGCCGGTGCCAACGTGAAGCCACGACCAACGATATTATCGAATAATCTCGAGATTCCAGTTTAAGCCGGATTCGGTTAAGACACTTCTGCCATGTCTCCCTGCTATAGGTTGTCGAGACCGTCAAAACAAGCGAATCGGGACTTCTCCCTTACGAAAGTGGTTCAATGGAATCTCAATCCATCGTCAGTGCCCTGGTGCTTGGCCTCATTGAAGGCCTGACCGAATTCATCCCCGTCTCCTCTACCGCCCACCTGCTTCTTGCCGGACATTTCATGGGCTTCGAATCACCGGGCAATTCCTTTGCAGTCCTGATCCAGCTTGGAGCGATCCTGGCGATTCTCAGCGTCTATTTCGCGCGGCTGCTGAATCTCGCGCTGTCGCTGCCGTCTGACCCGAAAAGTCGCCACTTCGTTTTGGCCATCCTGGTCGCGTTTCTACCGGCAGCCGTGATCGGTGCGCTGGCGCATGGATTCATCAAGACGGTGCTGTTCGAAACACCCATGCTGATCTGTGTCGTTTTGATACTTGGCGGCTTCATTCTGCTTTGGGTCGACCGGTTGGCGCTCAAGCCCCGCTACCACGATGTGACGGACTACCCGCTGTCGCTGGCGTTCAAGATCGGTCTCTTCCAGTGCCTCGCCATGGTGCCGGGAACCTCCCGTTCCGGTGCGACGATTGTCGGCGCATTGCTGATGGGCACAGACAAGCGTTCGGCAGCCGAATTTTCGTTCTTTCTTGCCATGCCGACCATGGCGGGCGCCTTCGCGCTCGATCTTTACAAGAACCGGAATGCGCTGAGTGCCGACGATGTGGGTATCATTGCCATCGGCTTCGTCGCCGCCTTTTTCGCAGCTCTTGTCGTCGTGAAATCGCTGCTCGACTTCGTGTCGAAACGCGGCTACGCGCCATTTGCATGGTGGCGAATTATCGTGGGAAGTCTGGGCCTTTTCGCCTTGCTGCTCGGATTTTGAGCGCCATCTATGCCACTCTTTGATGGCAAGAAGAAAGGCCGGTCTTTCGATCGGCCTTTCTTGTGAATATCATCGAGAAACGCTGATCGAACCGGTGCTGCAGGGATCAACACCATAGGCTGGAGCGCAATGAGGGTTGCGAGCTGCAACAGTCTCAGGCGCCAAAAACGAACCAGCTACAATAACCATTGCCGCACATGCAAAGAACAGTGCGATGGACTTGCCCATGAAAAGCCTCTTGAAAAGAAAACAAACGCGCCAGGAAGGGAAAAACCCGCCTTTGATGGGCGGTTGTTTACGCCTTAGCTTTGCTGTCTTCAATAGACGAAGATGCTTTATTTGCGGTTAACGCTGACTATTTGACGATTGCGATATTTGTGCAACGTCAATATAGCAGCCGGCCAACCTGAAGGGCCTCAGGCGGCCTTTCCGGAGCCTGTATACTGTCCCTGCGGGCGATAATGCACGAGGTAGGTCGGCAGGACGGCACCGAGTGCGGCCGGCTCGATACCAAGCCCTTCGAGCGTCCGTCCTTCGGACTTGGCCGGTGGCGAGACGATGTTATCCGTCTTCAGCAGCGTGACCTGATCCTTTGTCAGCGGCGGATCGATCAACGGCACCATTGTGGAAACGCTGCCCATCAAAGAGGCGACACCAAAGGGGACGTTGAGCAGGACCCGTTTGCGGTTGATGACATTGAGCATCAATTCGAGACACTGCTTGAAGGTCAGGACATCCCGACCGCCAAGCTCGTAGATCTTGCCACGGGCAATCTTGCCCTCGACGGATCGCGCAATCACCTCGGCTACGTCTTCGACATAGACCGGCTGGAACCTGGTCTGTCCACCACCGATCAGGGGCAGGAAAGGAGACATGCGAGCCATGGCTGCAAATTTGTTGAAGAAGCCATCTTCCGGTCCGAAGATGATCGACGGTCTGAGGATGACCGCATCTGGAACCAGCGACATCACCGCCGCCTCGGCGCGTCCCTTCGTCGATGCGTAGATCGATTGCGAAGAGGCGTTGGCACCGATCGCCGAGACATGGGTCAGCTTTGCACCAACCGCGCGTGCCGCTTCCGCAACGGCACGGGCGCCAAATTCCTGAACCGAGTCGAAGCTGTTGCGACCGCTTTCGAACAGGATGCCCACACAGTTGATCACGTGGTCGGCGCCCTGGACCGCGCGATCAACGGAATCGCGATAGCGCAGATTGGCCTGTACGAACTGGATCTGGCCGACATTGCCGAGCGGCTGCAGGAACCCCGCGAGATCAGGACGGCGCACGGCTACACGAATACGGAAACCGCGACGGGCGAGCGCGCGCACGACATGCCTTCCCACGAAACCCGAACCCCCGAAAACGGTGACGAGCGGCGGAAGGTTGGACAAGGTCATGGCTGGCTCCCTGAACTGGAACTGGACGTGGAATACGCCCGCTATCGAGGCCTCTCTTAGCCCAATAGCCGGCACAGTGAAAGAGCCGAAAAGGTCGCGTCAGGCTGGCCTTCGACCGTCAGGCCCCCTCCACGACCACGAGTTCGGCATCCGCCACTTCCTGGCGGATTTTCGCTGCGATCTGGTACTCGGGTGAGTTATAGCAGTCAATTGCCGCCTGATAGCTGGGGAACTCGATCACCACATTGCGGGCGCGGGCCATACCTTCAAGACCCGTATAGGTGCCGCCGCGAGCCAGGAACTTGGCTTCGAAACGTTCGAAGGCAGGCTTGGCAGCTGCAACATAGTCCTTGTAGCGCTCGGCATCACGAATATCGACGCGTGCGATCCAGTAGCCCTTACCCATTGTTTCCCTCCATTTTTGTCTTGAATTTTCAGCGTGAAGCCAGAACCGCGTCCATCTCCTGAAGGATGGCAAGTGCCGCGCCCTTGGGGTCTTGTGCCTTGACGATCGGGCGGGCGACAACAAGATGACTTGATCCTGCCTTCAATGCATCGGCTGGCGTCATGACCCGCTTCTGGTCCCCTTTGTCGGCACCGGCAGGCCGAATGCCCGGCGTGACGATGGCCATTTCCGGCCCCACGATGCCACGAACGGCTGCAGCCTCTTCCGCGGAGCAGACAATGCCACCCATGCCGGCGTCGCGGGCCTGGGCTGCCCGCCGGAGCACAAGGCTGCGCGGGTCATGCTGATATCCGGCGTCTATGAGGTCCTGCTCGTCCATGGATGTCAGAACGGTCACTCCCAGGAGGCAGAGACCGGAACCTGTCGCCGCCTCGACCGCTGCCTTCATCGCCTTGGGATAGGCATGGAGCGTCAGCATTGACATGCCCATGGACACGATGTTTTCGACGGCGGACGCCACCGTGTTGTCGATATCGAGCAGCTTCATGTCCAGAAAGATCTGCTTTCCATCCTTTGCAAGGTCGCGGGCAAATTCGAGCCCGCCGGCAAAGGCCAATTGGTAGCCGATCTTGTAGAAAGACACGCTGTCATCGAGCAGACCGACGATCCGTTCTGCCTCGGTAACGGTCGGAACATCCAGTCCGACGATCAGACGGCTGCGCGCGATCATGATAGGCTCCTCGATCAGTGCATTCCCGAAGCTGACAGAGAGCGCCGTGATGTTCGGACATGCGTAACAAAAGGGTGTCAGCGCTTTGACAAAGACGAATCTTTCTCTGAACACTGACTATGACGTGTGAAGTCGCACGCCATTAAGCCTGTCGCAAGTCGGAAAATGGAATGGGTAACGGTCAGGGGCGGCGATACAGCCAGAGCTGCGCCGGTGGTATGTTGCGGACCACAAAGTCGAAATGCTGAATGTGATAGCGGTCGGGCTTGGCAATGATCGGTGAAACAGGTCCATAGGTGATCTGCACGACTGGCCGACCCGCCGGGATCCGGTCCAGCATATCTTCAAGGAGCCGAATGCGGGCTTCCATCGGAAAACTCAGCATGGGTACGGCAGAGATGACACAATCGAACGTCTCGCCCGCGAGCGCACCGAGGGTGTTGGGCAGATCGAAGGCATCCCCGTGAATGAAATGAACACCCGGGAATCCCTGCTTCAGGTGATGAACAAATTCCTCGGAATACTCGATCGATACCAGCTTTTCCGCCGGAATGCCCCGTGCCAGGATCGCCTTGGTAATGACGCCTGTACCGGGGCCTAGTTCGAGGACCGGCAGGCCGGATTGAGGATTGATGACGCTCGCCATCTTTCGTGCCGTCACAGACGAGGTCGGCACGATAGCCCCGACGGTCTTAGGACCCTGCATCATGCCCTTGAAAAAGCGGATTTCTTCGTCGAATTTTTTCTCGAACCGTTCTTTCAAGCGCAAAGACATAATCAGTTTCCCTCTCCGAGTGTGCGTCATCCAAATACTGCGACACAATTTCGGGGCAGATTGTCGCAAATACAAGGCAAAATGACGCAAGGAGACGAAAAACTTCGACAGGCCTTTTCGCTAGACACGCATGGGCATCAGCACATAAAGCGCGTCGACTGCCGCAGTATCGCGAATAAGCGTTGGCGAACCGGCGTCCGAAAGCATGAAGATCGCATCGTCGCCGGAAAGCTGGCTCGTGATGTCGAGCAGGTATTTGGCATTGAAGCCGATCTCCATCGCGTCGTTTTCATAACCGACGGCAACCTCTTCGGTTGCACTACCAGAATCCGGATTATTCACCGTCAGGAGAAGTTGCCCGTCCGAAAGGCTAAGCTTGACGGCCCGACCGCGCTCGGACGAGATCGTCGAGACGCGGTCGACAGCCTGTGCAAAGGTCTGGCAGTCGACGCGCATTTCCTTGTCATTGGCTGCAGGAATGACGCGCTGATAATCGGGGAAGGTCCCGTCGATCAGCTTGGACGTCAAGACGATAGAGCCAATCGTCAGACGTATCTTCGAGTCTGAGACTTCCATGCTGATCATCAGGTCCGGGCTATCCATCAGCTTCTGCAACTCGCCAACGGTCTTGCGCGGGATGATGATGCCCGGCATGCCTTCAGAGCCTGACGGTGCCTCCACATCAGCGCGCGCCAGTCGGTGACCATCTGTCGCAACAGCACGGAGTTTGAGCGCATTATCGGCTTCGATCGTGTGCAGGAAAATACCATTCAGGTAATAGCGTGTTTCCTCGGTCGAGATTGCAAATTGGGTGCGGTCGATAAGCATCTTGAAGTCTGATGCCTTGACCTTGAAGCTGTGTGTAAAGCTGCCGGCGGTCAAATCCGGGAAATCCGACTGCGGCAGGCACTGAAGCGAGAACTTTGACCGCCCCGACTGAACCGTCATGCTGCCGCCATCGGGGTTGGTCGCAAGGCGAACTTCGGAACCATCCGGAAGTTTCCGTACGATTTCATAAAGCAGATGCGCCGGTACAGTCGTTGCCCCGGCCTGCTCAACCATGGCTGCCGTGCTTTCGGTGATCTCGAGGTCGAGGTCCGTCGCCTTCATGTCGAGCGCAGCACCTTCCGCCTTCAACAAAACGTTGGACAGGATCGGGATCGTGTTGCGCCGCTCGACCACGCGATGCACATGGTTCAGAGACTTGAGAAGATTGGACCGTTCAAGAGTTATACGCATTGGACGCTACCGCTTTCGACGTGTCGATGCCCGGCTGGCCAGGGCAAATTGGCTCCGGCCTGTCCCCGGGCCGGAAGATGTGGACGGGCAAAATGCCAGCAAAAGCAGCGGAAAAGCAAGAGGCTCGCCAGTTTTCCACGTTGGCCTTGAAATCGGTTCCCCAAAGCTCTTTCTGCGCGCGGGTGCAGCGCCTGCCCTTGTCGAAGCCCGGTGGAGAGAGGATAAAGGCCCCATGACAACAGAAGAGACAAATTCGACGGTGGGGCTGCGAGGCAAGCGCTACCGTCTTCATGATACGGTGGTCGCTGCCCGACCTCTCGATCCAGCGCTTTATCTGGTCGCAACGCCGATCGGCAATCTCGGCGACATCACCTTGAGGGCGCTGGAAACCCTTGCGGGTGCTGATGTACTGGCCTGCGAGGACACCCGGGTCACGCGGGTCCTCCTGGATCGTTACGGGATCGAAAATCGACCCTTTGCCTATCATGAACACAATGCCGATGAGGCCGGTGCAAGACTTCTTGCGGCACTGGATGCCGGGCAATCGGTTGCGCTGGTTTCCGATGCCGGTACGCCCTTGGTGTCCGACCCTGGATACAGGCTGGGCCAACTGGCGATTGCTGCCGGTCATCGTGTCATTCCCATCCCGGGTGCGTCGGCACCACTTGCAGCACTCGTCGGGTCGGGCCTTCCCAATGATGCATTCCTGTTTGCGGGTTTCCTGCCGACCAAGGACAAGGCAAGACGCGACAGGCTCGCCGAACTTGCGAAGGTGCCGGCAACCCTGATCTTTTTTGAATCACCCCACCGCATTGGCGAGACGCTGAAAGCTGCAGCCGACGAACTGGGTGGAGTTCGCCTGGCCTGCGTGTGCCGCGAATTGACCAAGGCGTTCGAAGAGTTTCGCCGTGGCTCGCTTGGTGAGCTTGCGGGCGACTATGCCGATCGCGTGGTGAAGGGCGAGGTGGTTCTCGTCATCGCTCCTCCGGCGCCGGATGCAGTTCCCTCGGCGGACAATGTCGATGCGCTTCTTATGGAGCTGGCGGCGACCATGCCGACATCCAAAGCCGCAGCAGAAGCGGCGATCCTGACATCGCTGCCACGCAAGGAACTCTATCAGCGCCTGCTCGAACTGAAAGCCGGTACATGAACAAAGGTGGCACCTCCGACCGACGACGAAGCGCTGAACGGCGCGGACGATGGTCGGAATGGATCGCTGCCCTTTATCTGATGACCAAGGGTTACCGCATCAAGGCCATGCGGTTTCGCACGCGCGGCGGCGAAGTCGATATCATCGCGCGTCGCGGCACCATGGTTGCTCTCGTAGAAGTGAAGGCCCGTTCGGACCTGCGTTCGGCGGTCGATTCCGTCAGTCATGCCAGCCAGCAGCGTATTCGCAGCGCGGGCGACTACTGGCTGGCCCGTCAGCCCGATTTTGACCGTCTTACAATACGTTGCGACATCATCGCGGTTCGACCGTGGCGACCCCCTATCCATCTAGAAGATGCGTTTTAGTTTCGTTTCTGTTTCGGAACCATCATTTCTGTAATCGAACTGACACAAAAGCTTTAATTTCGCGTCACAGATCCCGCCTAAAGCAGTCCTCACCCCAATTCTGGCGGAGAGGATTTGTACAATGTTTCAGAAGCTTTCCATGGCCGCTCTGGCCCTGACAATGTCGGCATCGACGACGCTCGCAGCGACCAACATCACCTGGTGGCACGGCATGGGCGGTCGCAATGGCGAAGTGCTCAACGAACTCGCCATCAAGTTCAACGAAGCGCAGAGCGCCTGCGTTCTGACCCCTGTTTCGAAGGGTACCTACGAAGAGGCACTTTCTTCAGGTATCGCCGCATTCCGGTCGGGCCAGCACCCGAACATCCTTCAGGTATTCGATGCCGGTGCAGCGACCATCATCAACGCCAAGGGTGCAACGGTTGCCGCTGAAGACATCATTCGCGAAGCCGGCCACACCTTCAACGCCGAAGACTATATCCAGGGCGTTCGCTACTTCTACGCTGACGCAGACGGCAAGTTCGTCGGCATGCCGCTCTCATCGTCGGCGCCGATCATGTATTACAACACCGAAGCCCTTGAAAAGGCTGGTGTCGAAGCCCCGAAGACCTGGGAAGAGTTCGAAGCCATCGCTCCGAAGCTGAAGGAAGCTGGTTATATCCCGCTCGTTCAGTCGCACCTGCCCTGGCAGATGGTCGAAAACTTCCATTCGCGCAACGATCTGCAGTTCGCAACCAACAACAATGGTTACGACAGCGTCGTTGACACCAAGATCCTGATCAACACCGAAGAGCAGCGGATGATGTTCTCCAAGCTCAAGGAGTGGCAGGATGCCGGCATGTTCGCCTTCTACGGTACCGGCTGGAGCGATAACCAGAAGCCATTCGAAGAAGGCAAGGTTGCTCTTTGGGTTGGCTCCTCGGGCTCGTTCGGCGGCCTCCTGACGACCGCCTCTATGCCGTTCGGCGCGACCTTCCTTCCGAACTGGGAAGGCATTGAAGGCTCTGGCACAAACTCCTTCATCGGTGGTGCCGCTCTCTTCGCAATGGCTGGCAAGTCGGCTGAAGAAAACAAGTGCACCGGCGACTTCTTCAACTTCATCGCCTCGCCGGAAATCCAGTACTACTACCACAAGGAAACCGGTTACGTTCCGCTGACGACAGCTGCCTACGAACTGGCCAAGAAGGACGGTCACTACGAGCGTACGCCCCAGGCTGAGGTTGGTCTGCAGCAGCTGATGCTGCCGGGCGGCGAGTGGTCCAAGGGCTACCGCATGGGCTTCTACCCGCAGATCCGCGACGTCATGAACCGCGAATTCGTCAAGATCTTCTCCGGCGAAACCACGGTGGAAGACGCCTTCAAGACGATCGAAGCCGAAGCCAACGAGATCCTGTCGCGCTTCGCCAAGACCGCCGGCTGATCAAGCCAGACTTCGTCATCATGGCCCCGGGGATCTCTGGTCCCCGGGCTTTCCTTTGAGAGGTTCCAGATGAAGCGCGTCCAGTTCAATTCGCGATTCCTGCCTTATCTATTCCTGTTGCCGCAACTCGCGATCATCGCGATCTTCTTCTATTGGCCGTCCATTCAGGCCATTCATTCGTCCTTCTATATCGAGGATCCCTTCGGCTTCGGCTCCACCTTCGTCGGCACGAGCAATTACACCGACGTGGTCTCGTCCTCGCAATACATGCGGATTGCCCGTTTCACGATCGTCTTCAGTGTTCTCGTCACGTTGATCGTCATTTCGCTGGGACTGTTGCTGGCGCTGAAAGCCGATGCCGTCATCCGTGGTCAGTCGACCTACAAGACCCTGCTGATCGTCGTTTACGCGATCGCTCCGCCGGTTGCCGGCCTGATTGGCCTGATGTTCTTTGACCAGCATATCGGTCCCTTCGTGGAATTCGTTTCCTATTTCGGCTGGGACATGCGTATCGGCATCAATTACTTCGATACTGCCTTCGCGATGATCCTGATCGCCGTCTGGAACCAGATCCCCTACAATTTCATCTTCTTCCTCTCCGGACTGCAGAGCATCCCAGCCTCGGTTCGAGAGGCAGCGGCTATTGATTGCAAGTCGGGCACGCGCCGCTTCTGGACGGTCATCATGCCGCTTCTGGCGCCAACAGCCTTCTTCCTGCTCGTCATCAACATGACCTATTCGCTCTTCGACACCTTTGGCGTCATCGACGTGATTGTGAAAGACAGCGCTGCGAACAATCCGATCACGCTGGTCTACAAGGTCTATCTCGATGGTTTCCGCGGCAACGACCTCGGGTCCTCCTCTGCTCAATCGGTCATTCTCATGGTTGTGGTTCTGGTACTCACCATGATCCAGTTCCGCTTCATCGAACGCCGCGTTCACTACGGTTGAGGAGAGAGAAATGTATCGTATCAAACTCACCGACCACCTGATCCTGATCGCCGGCGTGATATTCATGCTCGGACCCCTGGTGGTCGCATTCATGACATCGACCCATTCGGCAGCCGAGATCCATACCCAGGGTCTGATGATCTCCATGGGTGATGACTTCATCCCAACCTATGAAAAGGTTCTGTTCGAAAGTGGCGGCTTCACCGGCCAGGTGACGGGTCTCACCATGGCCATGAACTCGCTGATCCTCGGGATTGGCTTTGCGGTCGGCAAGATCGTCCTGTCGATGATGGCGGCCTATGCCATCGTCTATTTCCGTTTCCGCTTTGCAACGCTGTCCTTCTGGCTAATCTTCACCACGCTGCTTTTGCCGCTCGAAGTCCGCATTCTGCCGACCTACAAGGTGATGAGCGATCTCAATCTGCTCAACAGCTATCAGGGACTGATCCTGCCGCTCTTGGCATCCGCGACCGGCACCTTCTTCTTCCGTCAATTCTTCAAGTCGGTTCCTGACGAACTTCTCGAGGCTGCTCGCATCGATGGTGCCGGGCCCTTCAAGTTCTTCATCGACATTCTCGTCCCGCTGTCACGAACCATGATCGCGGCTGTCTTCATCATCATGTTTGTCTATGGCTGGAACCAGTATCTCTGGCCGATGCTGATGACGACGGAAGAGAGCTTCTACACGCTCATGCGCGGTATCAAGCAGATCCTCCAGGTGTGGATCGGCTCGCAAATCCCTGACTACAACGAGGCTTTCGCCATGGCCGTGCTCGGCATGCTGCCACCCATCATTGTGGTGGTTGTCTTCCAGAGCTGGTTCATCAAGGGCCTCACCGAATCCGATAAGTAAGAGAGGATTGCCCAATGGCTTCCATCGACATCAATCAGGTCTCAAAGATCTATGACAAGGGCGGCGCCAAGGCCGTCGACAACATCGATATCAAGATCAATGACGGCGAATTCATTGTTCTGGTAGGGCCATCCGGCTGCGGTAAGTCAACGCTTCTGCGCATGGTGGCCGGACTCGAAGGTATTTCGGCGGGTACCATCTCCATCGGTGACCGTGTGGTCAACGACATCGAGCCTGCCGATCGGGACATTGCGATGGTGTTTCAGAACTACGCGCTCTATCCGCATATGACCGTCTATGACAATCTCGCCTACGGCCTGAAAAACCGGGGAACGCCGAAGGGCGAAATTGAAGTACGGGTTGCCGAAGCCGCCAAGATGCTGGAGATCGAGAAATATCTTGATCGCAAGCCGCGCGCCCTGTCCGGTGGTCAGCGTCAGCGCGTCGCCATGGGTCGTGCCATCGTGCGCAAGCCAGCGGCCTTCCTGTTCGATGAACCCCTGTCAAACCTAGATGCGAAACTGCGTGTTTCCATGCGTGGCGAAATCCGTAAGCTTCAGCGTCGTCTGAAGACAACCGCAATCTACGTGACGCATGATCAGCTGGAAGCGATGACGCTTGCCGACAGGCTCGTTGTCCTGAATGGCGGCGTCATTGAGCAGATCGGCACGCCGCTGGAAGTTTACCACAAGCCAGCGTCGACATTCGTGGCAAGCTTTATCGGATCTCCCGCCATGAACCTTCTCAAAGGGAAGGTGGAAGGCCGAAAGCTTCGCGTGGGTGAATTCGAACTCGCGCTGCTGGAGCACAATGCGCCCGACGGTCCGGTGACCGTTGGGATCCGAGCCGAAGAACTGAAGGTTTGCGATCTTCAGCATGCAACACTTTCCTTTGAAATCGACTCGATCGAAGAACTGGGTGCTCAGCGTCTTGTCCACGGCAAGATCGACGGACAGGACCTGACAGCCGTTGTTGCATCCAGCATTGAACTCGGTTCGCATCTGCACCTGACGGTCGGTGCCGCGCACCTGCACCTCTTCGATCACGACAGGGGAAAACGGATAGAGCCGCCGGTAGCTGGTGCGGCGAGCACTACCGAAAAAGCGGATCTGGCCTTCGCCTGACAGGTTTGTGTTCCATCGTTAAAACTTTAGCGATCGATCCAACCTCGTTTTAGGTTCACCTTGATAATCTGCGTTCTAAACAACTGGGGATTATCATGGCTTTGAAACTCATGCTGGCCAGCATGGCCAGTGTTCTGATGGCTGCGCCGGGGCGCAACAGGACCGTTGAAGCGCCGATGGTTGCGGCCAGTACCGGACACCTTGCGCTGCGAGCGGCACCGATCAATCCGAATTGGATCATTCGGGGTACGCCGGTCGCGCGTATTGCAGATCATTCCACCAGTAGTGACGAGGCCTCTCTGACCGCCGTGTGGGACTGTACGGCGGGCGAGTTTCGCTGGTATTTCTATTGGGATGAAAGCGTTGTCATTCAGGAAGGCGAGGTCCACGTGACCGCGCAGGATGGCACCGGCCGAACTTTGAAAGCGGGCGATATCGCCTATTTCCGCGCCGGCACCTGGTCGACCTGGCGGGTGGATGAGTATGTGCGCAAGGTGGCTTTCCTGAGAAAGCCATTCCCAGAGCCGCTGGCAACACTTTACCGGATGCGAAACGCCATGCGGTCAAAGTCTCAGTCTGTTCTTGGCTGAGCTTGCCTTCAGCAAAATTGACAGGCGGCGGCGTTGCCATGGACGCCGCCGCAGCTTACATCTGCCCTGCTTCTGAGAGGGTGAGATCCATGGCGAATATCAGACATGTCGCGGTCCAGATGGACCACGTATCCACGATCAACATCGCGGGCGATTCCACCTTCGCCATGAGCCTGGAGGCTCAGGCCCGGGGCTACAAGCTCTTCCACTACACGCCAGACAGGCTTTCCATGCGCGATGGGAAAGTCTTTGCGACTGTAGAGCCCATGGAATTGCGCGACGTGAAAGGCGACCACTTCAGCCTTGGGGAGCCAGAGCGCGTCGATCTGTCGA from Peteryoungia desertarenae encodes the following:
- a CDS encoding glutathione S-transferase family protein is translated as MPTLYHHSMSTPSRFIRLVLVEYGFQFDLVEEQTWEKRREFLAMNPAGTLPVYVDDNMRCLTGATIISEFLDETHGVLKRDRRLLAEDPFQRAEIRRLTEWFLEKMEQDVTKPLVRERVHKLLIPNGLGGGAPDSKILRTARGNIRQHMKYLSWLAGSRPWLAGDRLSYSDLAAASSLSVLDYLGEIDWNEFPVAKDWYQRLKSRPSFRPLLAERIRGLTPVSHYADLDF
- a CDS encoding undecaprenyl-diphosphate phosphatase; amino-acid sequence: MESQSIVSALVLGLIEGLTEFIPVSSTAHLLLAGHFMGFESPGNSFAVLIQLGAILAILSVYFARLLNLALSLPSDPKSRHFVLAILVAFLPAAVIGALAHGFIKTVLFETPMLICVVLILGGFILLWVDRLALKPRYHDVTDYPLSLAFKIGLFQCLAMVPGTSRSGATIVGALLMGTDKRSAAEFSFFLAMPTMAGAFALDLYKNRNALSADDVGIIAIGFVAAFFAALVVVKSLLDFVSKRGYAPFAWWRIIVGSLGLFALLLGF
- a CDS encoding complex I NDUFA9 subunit family protein, translating into MTLSNLPPLVTVFGGSGFVGRHVVRALARRGFRIRVAVRRPDLAGFLQPLGNVGQIQFVQANLRYRDSVDRAVQGADHVINCVGILFESGRNSFDSVQEFGARAVAEAARAVGAKLTHVSAIGANASSQSIYASTKGRAEAAVMSLVPDAVILRPSIIFGPEDGFFNKFAAMARMSPFLPLIGGGQTRFQPVYVEDVAEVIARSVEGKIARGKIYELGGRDVLTFKQCLELMLNVINRKRVLLNVPFGVASLMGSVSTMVPLIDPPLTKDQVTLLKTDNIVSPPAKSEGRTLEGLGIEPAALGAVLPTYLVHYRPQGQYTGSGKAA
- a CDS encoding DUF1330 domain-containing protein, which codes for MGKGYWIARVDIRDAERYKDYVAAAKPAFERFEAKFLARGGTYTGLEGMARARNVVIEFPSYQAAIDCYNSPEYQIAAKIRQEVADAELVVVEGA
- the pyrF gene encoding orotidine-5'-phosphate decarboxylase, with amino-acid sequence MIARSRLIVGLDVPTVTEAERIVGLLDDSVSFYKIGYQLAFAGGLEFARDLAKDGKQIFLDMKLLDIDNTVASAVENIVSMGMSMLTLHAYPKAMKAAVEAATGSGLCLLGVTVLTSMDEQDLIDAGYQHDPRSLVLRRAAQARDAGMGGIVCSAEEAAAVRGIVGPEMAIVTPGIRPAGADKGDQKRVMTPADALKAGSSHLVVARPIVKAQDPKGAALAILQEMDAVLASR
- the pmtA gene encoding phospholipid N-methyltransferase PmtA, with translation MSLRLKERFEKKFDEEIRFFKGMMQGPKTVGAIVPTSSVTARKMASVINPQSGLPVLELGPGTGVITKAILARGIPAEKLVSIEYSEEFVHHLKQGFPGVHFIHGDAFDLPNTLGALAGETFDCVISAVPMLSFPMEARIRLLEDMLDRIPAGRPVVQITYGPVSPIIAKPDRYHIQHFDFVVRNIPPAQLWLYRRP
- the dnaN gene encoding DNA polymerase III subunit beta — protein: MRITLERSNLLKSLNHVHRVVERRNTIPILSNVLLKAEGAALDMKATDLDLEITESTAAMVEQAGATTVPAHLLYEIVRKLPDGSEVRLATNPDGGSMTVQSGRSKFSLQCLPQSDFPDLTAGSFTHSFKVKASDFKMLIDRTQFAISTEETRYYLNGIFLHTIEADNALKLRAVATDGHRLARADVEAPSGSEGMPGIIIPRKTVGELQKLMDSPDLMISMEVSDSKIRLTIGSIVLTSKLIDGTFPDYQRVIPAANDKEMRVDCQTFAQAVDRVSTISSERGRAVKLSLSDGQLLLTVNNPDSGSATEEVAVGYENDAMEIGFNAKYLLDITSQLSGDDAIFMLSDAGSPTLIRDTAAVDALYVLMPMRV
- the rsmI gene encoding 16S rRNA (cytidine(1402)-2'-O)-methyltransferase; translated protein: MTTEETNSTVGLRGKRYRLHDTVVAARPLDPALYLVATPIGNLGDITLRALETLAGADVLACEDTRVTRVLLDRYGIENRPFAYHEHNADEAGARLLAALDAGQSVALVSDAGTPLVSDPGYRLGQLAIAAGHRVIPIPGASAPLAALVGSGLPNDAFLFAGFLPTKDKARRDRLAELAKVPATLIFFESPHRIGETLKAAADELGGVRLACVCRELTKAFEEFRRGSLGELAGDYADRVVKGEVVLVIAPPAPDAVPSADNVDALLMELAATMPTSKAAAEAAILTSLPRKELYQRLLELKAGT
- a CDS encoding YraN family protein; this translates as MNKGGTSDRRRSAERRGRWSEWIAALYLMTKGYRIKAMRFRTRGGEVDIIARRGTMVALVEVKARSDLRSAVDSVSHASQQRIRSAGDYWLARQPDFDRLTIRCDIIAVRPWRPPIHLEDAF